The following proteins are co-located in the Spirosoma montaniterrae genome:
- a CDS encoding M24 family metallopeptidase, with protein sequence MLIRFQTFLFLLLSLASFAQPAPTAILPERDRARIVDEILEDRFTNLLPQLMRREGLDMWVIISREYNEDPVLKTMLPSTWLSARRRTIMVFFDNGKERSADAVEKLAIARYDVGNLLKGAWDIDVRPNQWEALAKIIEDRKPKKIGLNFSTEYAHADGLTATEQREFLEKLPETYRKRIVSAQNAAVGWLETRTEKEMAIYPMICRLSHQIIQEGFSEAVIQPGVTTTDDVVWWFRQRITSLGLDTWFHPTVDVQRADGQNFEHLRTFSKRPDKQVIMPGDLIHVDFGITYLRLNTDQQQHAYILRPGETDVPESIKAAFRQGNRLQDILTEQFKAGRTGNQMLLAALDQAQKEGIKGTIYSHPIGVHGHAAGPTIGLWDQQKGVPGSGDYPLLANTAYSIELNAAVELPEWKKTIRIMLEEDGFFDGQTFRYIDGRQTEIYTIPRKLGYVR encoded by the coding sequence ATGCTGATACGTTTCCAAACCTTCCTCTTTCTGCTGCTTTCGCTGGCTTCGTTTGCCCAGCCCGCCCCTACCGCCATTCTGCCCGAACGCGACCGCGCCCGCATCGTCGACGAAATCCTGGAAGACCGATTTACTAACCTGCTGCCGCAACTGATGCGCCGGGAAGGGTTAGATATGTGGGTGATTATCAGCCGCGAATATAACGAAGACCCGGTACTGAAGACCATGCTGCCCAGTACGTGGCTCTCAGCACGTCGGCGCACGATTATGGTGTTTTTCGACAATGGAAAGGAACGGTCCGCCGATGCGGTAGAAAAGCTCGCTATTGCGCGGTACGACGTGGGTAATCTGCTCAAAGGCGCGTGGGACATCGACGTGCGACCCAACCAGTGGGAAGCTCTCGCTAAAATCATCGAAGACCGGAAACCGAAGAAAATCGGGCTGAATTTCTCGACCGAATACGCCCATGCCGACGGGCTTACGGCCACCGAACAGCGCGAGTTTCTGGAAAAACTGCCCGAAACGTACCGCAAACGGATTGTATCGGCCCAGAATGCAGCCGTAGGCTGGCTCGAAACCCGGACGGAAAAAGAAATGGCGATTTACCCGATGATCTGCCGACTCTCACACCAGATTATTCAGGAAGGATTTTCGGAAGCCGTAATTCAGCCGGGCGTGACCACCACCGACGACGTAGTTTGGTGGTTTCGGCAACGCATTACCTCGTTGGGTTTAGATACGTGGTTCCACCCGACCGTTGACGTGCAACGCGCCGACGGCCAGAATTTTGAACACCTGCGGACGTTCTCCAAACGACCTGACAAACAGGTGATTATGCCCGGCGATCTAATCCATGTCGATTTCGGCATTACCTACCTGCGCCTGAACACCGACCAGCAGCAACACGCGTACATCCTGCGCCCCGGCGAAACCGACGTACCAGAGAGTATCAAAGCCGCTTTCCGGCAGGGCAATCGCTTGCAGGATATTCTGACTGAGCAGTTTAAAGCTGGCCGCACGGGCAATCAGATGCTGCTGGCGGCATTAGACCAAGCCCAGAAAGAAGGCATCAAAGGCACCATTTATTCGCATCCCATCGGCGTTCACGGCCATGCCGCCGGGCCTACCATCGGGCTGTGGGATCAGCAGAAGGGCGTTCCCGGCTCCGGCGATTACCCGCTGCTGGCAAACACGGCCTACTCGATTGAACTGAACGCGGCTGTCGAACTGCCCGAATGGAAAAAAACCATCCGCATCATGCTCGAAGAAGACGGCTTTTTCGACGGCCAAACGTTCCGCTACATCGACGGGCGGCAAACCGAGATTTATACGATTCCGAGGAAGTTGGGGTATGTGCGGTAG
- a CDS encoding NAD(P)/FAD-dependent oxidoreductase, with product MQDVVILGGGLAGLVSALELARAGHGVVLVERKTYPFHKVCGEYVSNEVRPYLESLGVDLAGFGAANINRIQISSPSGQLLESQLDLGGFGISRYKLDYELYKLCEAAGVRFMLGKAVEDVTTQTGLQHKPDFRHHITLNTGETLESRLVIGAFGKRSRLDKSLDRAFIRASSPYVGVKYHVLMNFPDDVIALHNFRDGYCGMSAIEDGKYCVCYLTTRANLRQFGNIPDMEQAVLHRNPHLKQVFDNATFLYDKPEVINEISFAPKRAVENHILMAGDSAGLITPLCGNGMAMAIHGAKLASQLSDRYLRGNLSRVELESRYQHAWSARFARRLWVGRTVQRLFGNERLTEAAVWAFGAFRPALRGLMRQTHGEVLR from the coding sequence ATGCAGGATGTTGTGATACTTGGCGGTGGGCTGGCGGGTTTGGTCAGTGCGCTCGAACTGGCACGGGCGGGCCACGGCGTCGTACTCGTGGAGCGAAAGACCTACCCGTTTCACAAAGTTTGTGGCGAATACGTCTCCAACGAAGTCCGGCCTTACCTGGAATCGCTCGGTGTTGACCTTGCCGGGTTTGGAGCCGCCAACATAAACCGCATACAAATCTCGTCGCCATCGGGCCAGTTGCTCGAAAGCCAGCTTGATCTGGGTGGGTTTGGTATCAGTCGATATAAGCTTGATTATGAGCTGTATAAGCTTTGCGAAGCGGCTGGTGTACGGTTTATGTTAGGGAAAGCCGTAGAAGACGTGACCACGCAGACGGGGTTGCAGCACAAGCCGGATTTTCGCCATCACATCACACTAAACACGGGCGAAACGCTCGAAAGCAGGCTGGTGATTGGCGCATTTGGGAAGCGGTCGCGGCTCGATAAGTCGCTCGACCGGGCGTTCATTCGGGCATCTTCGCCCTACGTCGGTGTGAAATATCACGTATTGATGAACTTTCCTGACGATGTTATCGCCCTGCATAATTTTCGGGATGGCTACTGTGGCATGTCGGCCATTGAGGATGGCAAATACTGCGTCTGTTACCTCACCACCCGCGCTAACTTACGGCAGTTCGGTAATATTCCCGACATGGAACAGGCCGTGCTGCACCGCAATCCGCACCTGAAGCAGGTCTTCGATAACGCCACGTTTCTGTACGACAAGCCCGAAGTCATCAACGAAATTTCGTTTGCGCCGAAGCGGGCCGTTGAGAACCACATCTTAATGGCAGGCGACTCGGCAGGCTTGATTACGCCCCTCTGCGGCAACGGCATGGCAATGGCAATTCACGGCGCGAAGCTCGCCAGCCAATTGTCGGACCGCTATTTGCGCGGCAACCTCAGCCGGGTCGAACTCGAAAGTCGTTATCAGCACGCGTGGTCGGCGCGGTTTGCCCGGCGGTTATGGGTAGGCCGCACGGTGCAGCGTTTGTTCGGTAACGAACGCCTGACCGAAGCCGCCGTGTGGGCCTTCGGTGCGTTCCGGCCCGCCTTGCGCGGACTTATGCGCCAAACGCACGGAGAGGTGTTGAGATGA
- a CDS encoding SPASM domain-containing protein yields the protein MNHSQTVRRFHDGLNFASKLTPKRVANALKVLSSYYYSRQMGKPLHRGLPMSISFEPTTSCNLRCPECPSGLRSFTRPTGMLGEDLYKRTIDELHETLLYLIFYFQGEPYLHPQFLDLVRYATERNIYTATSTNAHYLTDANARKTVESGLDRLIISIDGTTQETYQQYRVGGKLEKVLEGTRNILRWKKELKSRTPHVVFQFLVVKPNEHQIAEVRQLARELGVDEVALKTAQIYDYEHGSDLIPTLDHYSRYAPQPDGTYRIKNGFGDHCWKMWHSCVITWDGLVVPCCFDKDAHHRLGDLQTESFAKLWHGSAYEEFRGTLLRSRSEIEMCRNCTEGTKVWA from the coding sequence ATGAATCACAGTCAAACGGTTAGACGCTTCCACGACGGTCTGAATTTTGCTTCCAAACTGACCCCGAAGCGCGTCGCGAATGCGCTGAAGGTGCTGTCGAGTTATTACTATTCGCGGCAAATGGGCAAGCCGCTGCACCGGGGTCTGCCGATGTCGATTTCGTTTGAGCCGACCACGAGTTGCAACCTGCGCTGCCCCGAATGCCCCAGCGGGCTACGGTCGTTTACGCGCCCCACCGGAATGCTGGGCGAAGACCTCTACAAACGCACCATCGATGAACTGCACGAAACGCTGTTATACCTGATTTTTTACTTTCAGGGCGAACCCTACCTGCACCCGCAGTTTTTAGACCTCGTGCGCTACGCCACCGAGCGCAACATTTACACTGCCACCAGCACCAACGCCCATTACCTGACCGATGCCAACGCCCGCAAAACCGTTGAATCAGGCTTAGACCGGCTTATTATCAGCATCGACGGCACCACGCAGGAAACCTATCAGCAATACCGCGTGGGCGGCAAACTTGAAAAAGTGCTGGAGGGGACCCGGAATATTCTGCGCTGGAAAAAAGAATTGAAGTCGCGCACACCCCACGTCGTATTCCAGTTTTTGGTGGTGAAGCCCAACGAACACCAGATTGCGGAAGTACGTCAGTTGGCCCGTGAGTTGGGCGTCGATGAAGTAGCCCTGAAAACAGCCCAGATTTACGACTATGAACACGGCTCCGACCTTATCCCAACGCTCGACCACTACAGCCGGTACGCCCCGCAGCCCGACGGCACCTACCGGATCAAAAACGGTTTCGGCGACCACTGCTGGAAAATGTGGCACTCGTGCGTCATTACGTGGGATGGGCTGGTAGTGCCCTGCTGCTTCGACAAAGACGCGCATCACCGGCTCGGCGACCTGCAAACCGAATCATTTGCCAAGTTATGGCACGGTTCGGCTTATGAAGAATTTCGCGGCACGCTGCTGCGGTCGCGTTCCGAAATCGAGATGTGTCGCAACTGCACCGAAGGTACTAAAGTATGGGCATAG
- a CDS encoding alpha/beta hydrolase family protein codes for MLDYLETEPLVNAQRVIAFGHSRIGKAALWAAAQDTRFAAVIANESGEGGAALSRRNYGETVARINTAFPHWFCNRYKAYNEQVSALPVDQHILLSLIAPRPLYVAAAEDDRWADTRGQFLAALEAGPVYALYNKAGLGVTDVPPVNQSVGKAVRFHVRTGVHDVTDFDWWQYLTFADEELP; via the coding sequence ATGCTCGATTACTTAGAGACCGAACCACTGGTAAATGCCCAACGGGTTATTGCCTTTGGGCATTCGCGCATTGGCAAAGCAGCGTTGTGGGCGGCAGCGCAGGATACACGCTTTGCCGCTGTTATTGCCAACGAATCGGGCGAGGGCGGGGCGGCTTTATCCCGGCGCAACTACGGCGAAACCGTGGCTCGTATCAATACGGCGTTTCCGCACTGGTTTTGCAATCGATACAAAGCCTACAACGAGCAGGTATCGGCCCTGCCCGTCGATCAGCACATTCTACTAAGCCTCATTGCCCCGCGTCCGCTCTATGTAGCAGCCGCCGAAGACGACCGCTGGGCCGACACACGCGGGCAGTTTCTGGCCGCGCTGGAAGCCGGGCCGGTGTACGCACTTTACAATAAAGCGGGCTTAGGCGTAACCGACGTGCCGCCCGTGAATCAATCGGTTGGCAAAGCAGTGCGTTTTCACGTTCGCACGGGTGTACACGATGTCACGGATTTCGACTGGTGGCAGTACCTGACGTTTGCCGACGAGGAACTGCCGTAG
- a CDS encoding endo-1,4-beta-xylanase, with amino-acid sequence MKLRIVIGLLAIGLMNCRDNQAQPPGPTFQSVTPFPFGAALSPVRLTNDAAYRQTVEREFSSITSENHLKMHHVHPEASRYDWSPGDVLVNFASQTGKRMHGHALLWHEAVPDWVKNFSGDSLAWETLVRDHITTVVQHYKGRIAAWDVVNEAFLDDGTQRPTIWSRHLGPDYIARCFQYARQADPTVKLFYNDYGQEYSSRKLQAMLTMVADFRRRGIPIDGVGLQMHTHINHPDAQIENAIRQAATTGLLVHISELDVRINPKGEANFSPTDLHWQQQKAKFTAIVRAYRTRVPKSQQHGITTWNVGDGDSWIPKFCKCTDFPLPFDKVYQKKPAHEGVLDGLR; translated from the coding sequence ATGAAACTACGTATTGTTATTGGATTGCTGGCAATCGGTCTTATGAACTGCCGCGACAACCAGGCCCAACCACCCGGACCCACGTTTCAATCGGTGACCCCGTTTCCATTTGGGGCCGCGCTCAGTCCGGTACGCCTGACCAACGATGCCGCTTATCGGCAAACCGTTGAGCGCGAATTCAGTAGCATTACATCGGAGAATCATCTGAAAATGCACCACGTACACCCCGAGGCCAGCCGCTACGACTGGTCGCCGGGCGACGTGCTGGTGAATTTCGCCAGTCAGACTGGCAAGCGAATGCACGGACACGCGCTGCTCTGGCACGAAGCTGTGCCTGACTGGGTCAAAAATTTTTCGGGCGATTCGCTGGCCTGGGAAACGCTTGTCCGCGATCATATCACCACCGTTGTGCAACACTACAAAGGCCGCATTGCCGCCTGGGACGTGGTGAACGAGGCTTTCTTAGACGATGGAACGCAGCGCCCTACCATCTGGTCACGGCATCTTGGCCCCGACTATATTGCCCGCTGTTTTCAGTACGCCCGGCAGGCCGACCCAACGGTAAAGCTATTTTACAACGACTACGGGCAGGAATACAGCTCCCGAAAACTACAGGCAATGCTGACAATGGTGGCCGATTTCCGTCGGCGGGGCATACCCATCGACGGCGTTGGTTTGCAAATGCATACGCACATCAATCACCCCGACGCGCAAATTGAAAACGCCATTCGGCAGGCTGCGACCACGGGCCTGCTGGTCCATATCTCCGAACTCGACGTGCGTATCAACCCGAAAGGCGAAGCCAACTTCAGCCCGACCGACCTGCACTGGCAACAGCAAAAAGCCAAATTTACGGCCATCGTGCGGGCTTATCGAACACGTGTACCCAAAAGCCAGCAACACGGTATTACCACCTGGAACGTGGGCGATGGTGATAGCTGGATTCCGAAATTCTGCAAATGCACTGATTTTCCGCTGCCGTTCGATAAAGTCTATCAGAAGAAACCGGCTCATGAGGGCGTACTGGATGGGTTGCGTTAA